From a region of the Corallococcus coralloides DSM 2259 genome:
- a CDS encoding AraC family transcriptional regulator: MAKQLQVPFTSKLPHPVYFRAANLPAAAAYPRHRHPWGEFVYAYSGVMELKLAGSHYLAPPQYGIWLPPDLEHRGMNRFEASHCSLYLDPAWCRGLPRTACAMAVSPLMKSLMEHLRTHELAQPRTSAERRLFRVLIDQLALAPAHGSYLPMSDDPLLQPILTALEQHPEDERSLAEWAKALHTTERTLERRCQQHLGLSFSEWRQRLRVVKALAMLEQGHAVEAIALDLGYSSASAFIAMFRRMTGTTPDKVRGHGFVAA, encoded by the coding sequence ATGGCGAAGCAGCTGCAAGTTCCCTTCACCTCAAAGCTTCCACACCCCGTGTATTTCCGCGCGGCGAACCTGCCCGCGGCGGCGGCCTATCCGCGTCACCGCCATCCCTGGGGGGAGTTCGTCTACGCCTACAGCGGGGTGATGGAGCTCAAGCTGGCGGGCAGCCACTACCTCGCTCCTCCGCAGTACGGCATCTGGCTGCCGCCCGACCTGGAGCACCGGGGCATGAACCGCTTCGAGGCAAGCCACTGCTCGCTCTACCTCGACCCCGCGTGGTGCCGGGGGTTGCCCAGGACGGCGTGCGCGATGGCGGTCAGCCCGCTGATGAAGTCCCTGATGGAGCACCTGCGCACGCACGAGCTGGCGCAGCCACGCACCAGCGCCGAGCGCAGGTTGTTCCGGGTGCTCATCGACCAGCTGGCGCTGGCTCCCGCCCATGGGAGCTACCTGCCCATGTCCGATGATCCGCTCCTGCAGCCAATCCTCACGGCGCTGGAGCAACACCCGGAGGATGAGCGCTCCCTGGCTGAATGGGCCAAGGCGCTGCACACCACGGAGCGCACGCTGGAGCGGCGCTGTCAGCAGCACCTGGGGCTGTCGTTCAGCGAATGGCGCCAGCGGCTGCGCGTGGTGAAGGCGCTCGCGATGCTGGAGCAGGGACACGCGGTGGAGGCCATCGCGCTCGACCTGGGCTACAGCAGCGCCTCCGCCTTCATCGCGATGTTCCGGCGGATGACGGGCACCACGCCGGACAAGGTCCGCGGCCACGGCTTCGTGGCCGCGTGA